The following is a genomic window from Chania multitudinisentens RB-25.
GCCCACGTTTGTCACGGATGGGGAACATGACACGTTCACGAAAACGATCGTAGGTTCGCCCCTGTTCGTTAGTGACCAGCATTCCTGCATCGTTCAATGCAGTACGGTTATCGGCGTCGCGGCCAAAACGCTTCAACGCATTATCCCAACCGGTGGGGGCTAAACCAATGGCAAAATGCTGAATAACCTGCTCGCTTAATCCGCGCTGTTGCAGGTATTGCCGCGCCTGTACACCGTTGGCTTGGTGTAAGGACTGCTGATAGAACGCACTGAGTTGTTCCATCAGTTGGTAGAGATTCTGGCGTTGATGGCGTTCAATCTGCGTGGGCCCGGTGCCTGCTTCGTAAGGGACTTCCAGCCCGTGCAGGGTCGCCAACTCCTCAATGGTTTCGACAAACTCAAGCCGGTCGTAATTCATCAGGAAATCAACGGCGTTACCATGCGCGCCGCAGCCAAAACAGTGATAAAACTGCTTTTCGCCATTAACGGTGAATGAAGGCGTTTTTTCATGGTGGAACGGACAACACGCGTGATAATTCTTGCCTTGCTTTTTGAGCTTGACCCTGGCGTCGATCAAATCGACGATGTCGGTGCGAGCTAGCAAGTCATTGATAAATACGCGTGGAATTCGCCCAGCCATAAGCCTCTATTCGATTGCCTATAAACGAGAACAAGCCGCGCATTCCTTTCGGAAAGCACGGCCTTCGTATGCAACTACTCAGTCTGCGTGTTCTTGAAAAAGAAAAAATCACGCGGTGGGGTTACCCCCGAAGGATTAATACAGACGAGTGCGGCGTGCGTTTTCGCGAGCCAGTTTTTTCGCGTGACGTTTTACAGCAGAAGCTTTAGCGCGTTTACGTTCGGTAGTCGGTTTTTCATAGAACTCACGACGACGAACTTCAGCTAAAACACCCGCTTTTTCGCAGGAACGCTTGAAACGACGCAGAGCAACGTCAAATGGCTCGTTTTCACGTACTTTAATTACCGGCATGTGCCTCTCACCTCAATAGAATTCGGTTTGCTGCTGGCCAAGCGCCAGCCTTTTCAAAATGGTGCGGAATTTTACTTCAATGGATGCTGCTTTGTAAAGCACCATAGCAAATTGAAACAGGCCGCGGCCCTTATCCACAAGCAGCCATGTGCAAGAGCGGGCATAGCTTACACTACGCAGGAAAAATTGCTCGGGTTTATCGCCTATCGCCCTTCTGGGGGAATGCCACCCGCAAACGGCCATGATTATGGTAAACTGATGGCCGCACGTGAATGATGGGAAATGTAATGCGAGTACTGGGTATAGAAACATCCTGCGATGAAACCGGAATTGCAGTGTATGACGATCAGGCCGGTTTATTAGCCAACCAATTGTACAGCCAGGTGAAACTGCATGCCGATTATGGTGGCGTGGTGCCGGAATTGGCTTCGCGCGATCACGTGCGCAAAACGGTACCGCTGATTCAGGCAGCGTTGAAAGAAGCAAATTTGGCCGCTACGGATATCGACGGTGTGGCTTACACCGCAGGGCCGGGTTTAGTAGGGGCCTTGCTGGTAGGGGCGACCGTTGGCCGTGCGTTGGCGTTTGCCTGGAACGTGCCAGCGGTGCCGGTGCATCATATGGAAGGCCATCTGTTGGCTCCGATGTTGGAAGATAATCCACCCGCGTTTCCGTTTGTGGCACTGCTGGTGTCCGGCGGGCATACCCAGCTCATTAGCGTCACTGGCATTGGTGAATATGAATTATTGGGCGAGTCAATTGATGATGCGGCCGGTGAAGCCTTTGATAAAACTGCCAAGCTGTTGGGGCTGGATTATCCCGGCGGCCCAATGTTGGCTAAAATGGCACAACAGGGCACTGAAAGGCGTTTTATCTTCCCACGCCCGATGACCGATCGTCCTGGGCTGGATTTCAGCTTTTCTGGCCTGAAAACTTTTGCCGCTAATACCATTCGCTCCAACGGTGATGATGAGCAGACGCGTGCTGATATCGCCCGTGCTTTTGAAGATGCGGTGGTGGATACGTTGGCAATCAAATGCAAACGTGCGTTGGAGCAAACCGGGTTTAAACGTTTGGTGATGGCCGGTGGCGTCAGCGCTAACCGTACATTACGCGCCAGGCTGGCGGAAATGATGAAAAAACGTGGTGGTGAAGTGTTTTACGCCCGCCCTGAATTCTGTACAGACAACGGGGCAATGATCGCTTATGCAGGGCTGATACGCTTGAAAGGCGGGGTTAACTCAACGTTGAATGTTTCTGTGCGCCCGCGTTGGCCGTTAGCGGAGTTGCCCGCGGTCTAGGCTTAGGCTACAGGCTTGCGTGCAAGCGAGGGGCGCAACCTGAGAGCCGAAGATCGTCGGCTCTTAACTATTTCTTTTCTTGTTCCGCAGGTGCTTCTTTCTTCTTACGGGATTTCCCCCAGATCCTGCCTTCCTGACCACGCCACAAACGCTGAATATTGTCGTGATGGCGCATCAGGATCAGACAGGAAAGCATGGCGACCGGAAAGGTAAATTGGGGTTTAAACCACCAGACATAAAATGGTGCGATCAGGGCACTGACAATCGCCCCCAACGACGAATAGCCGCTCAACAGCACGGTGAGCAGCCAGGTACCGGTCATCAGGCCCGTCAGATCCCAGCCAATCGGGGCAATGGCACCAAAGGCGGTAGCAACGCCTTTGCCGCCGCGAAAATGGAAGAACACCGGATAAATGTGACCAAGGCAGGCGGCGATCGCTGTCAACCCAAGATACAACGGTGGAACGTTCAGCGCGTAGGCCAGCCAGACAGGTAACATTCCTTTCAGAATATCAAATATCAACACCGTGGCTGCCGCGAGACGGCCGCCGAGACGCAGAACGTTAGTTGCCCCTGGATTCCCTGATCCAGATGTACGCGGATCTGGTAGCCTGGCGATCCGGCAAACCAGGATCGCGCTGGAAATTGAGCCACACAGATACGCGAAGATAATCATGCCAAGCGCGGTAGCACTCATAACGCGGTTCCGTTCAATAATGGTCGTTTTACTCGCAATATCCATGGATAATACGCACATTCCGCTGGAAGTGGTATCCGGCAAAGCCAAAAACTGAGAATGACGTGATGGATATCGTATTTATTGAAGAGCTCACGGTGATCACCACCATTGGCGTTTACGACTGGGAACAAACTATTCAACAGAAGCTGGTGTTCGATATCGAAATGGGCTGGGATAACCGCCAAGCCGCAGCCAGCGACGATGTGAACGACTGTCTGAGCTATGCCGATATCAGCGATGCCATTATTCAGCATGTGCAACCGAACCGTTTTGCGCTGGTTGAACGGGTGGCGGAAGAGGTATCCGAAATATTGCTCCAGCGCTTTAAATCTCCATGGGTCCGTATTAAGGTCAGCAAACCTGGGGCGGTTGCGCATGCCAGCCGGGTAGGTGTGATTATCGAGCGCGGTACGCGCCCTGCCTGATTGAGCACTATTCAGGTTGTGCTACTACGATTTTTTAAGCGGCAACGTCATAAACACAGCCGCTTTTTATGTTTATACCCTTTTATCTTTTCAAACCGTGGTGGGGTTGGCCGCAGTGTGAAAGTGGTGGGGTATGTCGTGTTAAATTTGAAATAGGGTAAACAGTTTCATGGCTGACATGCATTCATTGTTTGTGGCGTTTGTTTTAGGGGTGGTTGAAGGGTTAACCGAATTCCTGCCGGTTTCTTCCACTGGGCATATGATTATTGTGGGCGAGTGGCTGGGATTTACCGGGGATAAGGCCAAAACGTTTGAAGTGATCATCCAACTGGGCTCGATTTTAGCGGTGGTTGTGGTGTTCTGGCGCCGCCTGTTCGGCCTGATTGGTATTCATTTTGGCGGGAAGCCGGTGGAGCATGATGGGCAAAGCACTGGGCACCTGAAACTGGGCCATATTCTGTTGGCTATGATCCCGGCGGTGGTGCTGGGGTTGCTGTTCCACGATGTGATCAAATCACTGTTTGAACCGAAAAATGTGATGTATGCCCTGGTCGCGGGCGGTGTGCTGCTGTTGGTGGCTGAATGGCTGAAACCGAAAAATCCGCCTGCGGTTGGGTTGGATGACATTACTTATCGGCAGGCATTTGCGATCGGGTGTTTTCAGTGCCTGGCGCTGTGGCCGGGTTTTTCCCGTTCAGGCTCCACCATTTCTGGCGGCATGCTGGTGGGGGTGAGCCGTTACGCGGCGTCTGAGTTTTCTTTCATTCTGGCGGTGCCGATGATGATGGGGGCCAGCGGCCTGGATCTGTACAAAAGCCTGCATTTCTTGACCTTGGGCGATTTACCGATGTTTGCCGTCGGCTTTCTGACCGCTTTTGTGGTGGCGCTGATCGCGATTAAAACCTTCCTACAACTGATCAAGCGTATTTCGTTTGTGCCGTTTGCCATCTACCGTTTTATCGTGGCTGCTGTGGTCTACATGGTGTTTATGTAAACTGCCGCACTGCACCTTGATGCGTTGTTTCGGGGTGCAGTGCAATGTCGGGTTTTTTAGACCGGTGGTTCCTGCCTTTTTTTCCACTCAGCCAATGCCTGTTGGCGGCGGCGTTTGAGTTCATCGCGGATTGCCTGCCCTTGTAAACCACTTGCTACCACCTCTTTTACCGAGATTGCGTTGGCGACCTGATACGCTTGGCGCAGGTAATCACCTTGTGGGTAGGGACTGTTTTCAAAACCGGTGCGGCCACGGGCATCGGCTTCGCTGCTGAGGATCATCTGTTCCAACCGTTGGGGCTTGCGCCACACATCGATGGCATCAAACAGCTTCAGCAGTGTTTCCGGGCGCAGTTTATTGACCGTGTGGATCAGATCGTGGAACTCAGCCACCAGTTTTGCCAATTCACGCACTGGATTAGGCACGCGTAGCCGTTGGCACAGGGTTTCAACCAGTTTCACCCCCGCAGGCCCATGGCCGTAGTGATGGGGCCATAAATCCTGCGGCGTGATGCCTTTACCAAGATCGTGGCAGAGTGCCGAGAAACGAATATCCACTTCCGGGCTGAGCTGGGCTGCGATGGCCAACGTCATCAGGGTATGCACACCGGTATCGATTTCCGGGTGCCACTTTTCGGGGGCTGGCACGCCAAACAGTGCGTCAATTTCTGGGAAGAGCACTTTCAGTGCGCCACAGTCGCGCAAAACCTGGAAGTAAACCTGTGGGCTCTGGCTCTGTAACGCCTTTTCGGTTTCTTTCCAGGCGCGTTCTGCCACCAGTGCCGCCAGCTCACCGCTTTCTGCCATCTGTCGCATGAGCGTGTTGGTTTCTGGGGCGATGGTAAAACCCAGGTGGGCAAAGCGGGCTGCGAAACGTGCCACGCGCAGCACGCGCAAGGGATCTTCACCAAAGGCTGCGGAGACATGGCGCAAAATCCGTGCTTCAAGGTCGGCTTTGCCGTGGTAGGGATCGATCAATTCGCCATCTTCACTGCGTGCTATAGCGTTAATCGTGAGATCGCGCCGTAGCAGGTCTTCTTCCAGAGTGACATCCGGCGCGGCATAACAGGTAAACCCGGTGTATCCCTGGCCTGATTTACGCTCCGTTCTTGCCAGCGCATACTCTTCATGGGTTTCTGGATTGAGGAATACCGGGAAGTCTTTACCAACCTGTTGATAACCGCGCGCCAACAGATCGGCAGGTGTGGCCCCGACTACCACCCAATCGCGATCGAACACTGGGATATTGAGCAGGCTGTCACGGACGGCACCGCCGACCAGATAAATCTTCACGGTTTAACTCCTGAATAGGTTTAATAACTCGGTAGGTCAAATGGTATGAATTGAGAGGCAGATGCACAAACCTTCTGAAAAGGGCACCCGCAGGTGCCCACACGGGGGAGGTCAGTTCATCCAGCGATTATTCCTACGGCGTGGAACCAGACGCGGCAACAGTAAGCCAAGCAGTAAACCAGCTCCCGCAACGCCGCCGCCATACATGAACCATTGCAGAATAATGGTGCGCTGTTTGTCGTCAAGTTGCAGATTAACCGCACTTACCTTCTTTTGAGCCACAACCAGTTGATTTTTCAGATCCTGGTTTTCCTGCCGCAAGCCGTTGATGGTACTGTCGCTGGCAGCCACTTTTTGCTGCATTTCGGCCGTGCGCTGGTTCCAGCTATTGTCGATATTGGCCAGTTTGTCGGTCAGAACTTTCACCTGTTGCTCCAGCTCTGGCACTTGAGTTCGCAGGCTAGGCGTCTGGCTTAGTTGGTCCAGTTGGATCCACACGGTGCGCCCTTTGGAATCACGGATCTGGCCGTAGCTGTTGTTTTCGTTCACGCTCAAGAGGGTGACTTCCTCACCGGCGTTCAAGGTGCCAACAATACGATATTGGGTCCCTGGGCCGCTGTGGACGTAAGTATTTAATTCATCGGAGATATAGCGTTTATCTTCGGCATGTGCGCCCCAAGTGATGCTGAAGCTCAGCATGGCAAGGTAAATCAGGCGTAATTTCTGCATGAGTTCATCGTTTCTGAGTGAATTAATAGACCGATAGTAGAGCGTTCAGCCTGATGGTGCAACGCTATCGCCGTCATACTGCAAGTTACCGGTGTGTTGCGCCATGTTTTACAGCGTAATCGCTTTTTTCTGTAGTCAACCGCGTCAAGTCAAGGGGAATCGCGGTAAGATAATCGCCATTGTGCGCTAGCGGATAGCGTGTGGCTGGCTGACTCTGTCGCTGTGCAAGTTCACGTGAATGCCTAACCTATTGGTGTAAAAGAAATATGAGTGTTGAAATCGAACTGAAGTTTATTGTTTCCCCAGAAGCGGCGGCCACATTCCCTGCGCGGCTAGCGGCCTGGCCGCATCAGCATGAAGCGCCGCAGAAGCTGACCAATATTTATTTCGAAACCGCCGATAACTTCCTGCGCAGCCATGATATGGGGCTGCGTATTCGTGGTTACGACGGCAGCTATGAAATGACGATTAAAACCGCGGGTTCGGTGGTTGGGGGGTTGTATCAGCGGCCAGAATACAACGTTGCCATTAGCAAGCCGGTGTTGGCACTGAAAAAATTTCCGGCAGATATCTGGCCGCAGGATTGCAAACTGGCCCAATTACAAAAGGCGCTGCAACCGTTGTTCCGCACCGATTTTGTGCGTGAAAAGTGGGTGGTCACTCACGGTGTAAGCGAGATTGAAATTGGGTTCGATCAGGGAGAGGTTTGCGCGGGTGAACTTAAAGAAGTGCTCTGTGAAGTGGAGTTGGAGCTGAAAAAAGGGGAAACCCGCGATTTACTGGCGTTGGCAGCCGCCCTGGCGGAACAGGGGGGATTACGCCAAGGAAACCAAAGTAAAGCGGAGCGCGGATATCATCTGGCGCAGGGTAATGCGATGCGCGAGTGTCGTCCATTGGCGGTGTTGAAACCGGCGGCCAAATCCACCGTGGAACAAGGCATGGTGGCGGCTTTTGAGCTGGCGCTGAGCCATTGGCAGTATCACGAAGAACTGTGGTTACGTGGCGACCAACAGGCACGCCGTGCGGTCGTTGAAGCTATTGCGCTGATTCGCCAGGCATTGGTGATTTTTGGTGGTTTGGTGCCGCGCAAGGCCAGTGCCGAGCTGCGTACTCGCTTAACGGTGTTAGAACCCTTGTTGGATGACAAAAATACGGAGCCACAGGCTCTGTGCTACAGCGCGGAGTACCTGCAATGTAAGTTGGCGCTCACATCATGGTTGGTCACTGGCGCATGGCAACCCTTTATTGATGCCAAAGCACAAGCCAAACTGAGCGGTTCGTTCAAGCGTTTCAGCGATATCATGCTGGGGCGCAGCGCTGCTGAATTGAAAGAAGCCTTTGCAGGTTCCCTGAACACAGATGAATATCAGGAACAATTGCCGCGTTTGACGCGCCAGGTATTGGCGTTCATTCTGCTTTCCGGTGCTTACCCAGACAGTGAAACCGTGCCGTATATCGATAGCTGGCGTGAGCTGCAACGGGCGGTCGCGGAGCGCCGTCAAGGGTGGTATGAAGCCAGCCGCAAGCAGGCTTTGTTACAGGCGCCATTCTGGTTGAATGGTGCAGTGCGTTAATTTCCATCGGCCTGCCAGGCCATAAAACAGGTCATTCACTATGTTGCCACTCTCTGCTGAGTTACAGGTTCAGGCACAAAACATCGTGCAGCGATTTCAGGAAGCTCACGGTGCCGGGGGGCTGCTCAGTTCAGAGGAACAGGCGGTCTTGGCATCAAGCGATTTTGTCAGTGACATGTTACTCGGCCACCCCGCATGGCTGGAAAGATTACGCCAGCAACCGCCGGTGGCGGGGGAGTGGCAACATTATGCGGCCTGGTTGCAGGATGAGCTCGAAGAGGTGTGTGACGAAGCGCAGTTGATGCGGGTCTTGCGCCTGTTCCGCCGTGAAAGCCTGGTACGGATAGCCTGGGCGCAAGCGCAGCAACGGTGTACCACGGAGGAAACGCTGCAACAATTGAGCGTGTTGGCAGAAACCTTGATTGTCAGCGCCCGCGACTGGTTATATCAAACCTGTTGCCGTGAATGGGGAACCCCCTGTAACGCCAATGGGGTGCCACAGCCATTATTGATTCTGGGAATGGGCAAGCTGGGCGGCGGTGAACTGAATTTCTCCTCGGATATTGACCTGATCTTCGCCTACCCGGAAAACGGCCAGACGCAAGGCGGCAGGCGTGAACTGGATAATGCCCAGTTCTTTACCCGTTTGGGGCAGCGCCTGATTAAAGTGTTAGATCAGCACACCATTGATGGTTTTGTTTATCGGGTGGATATGCGCCTGCGGCCCTTCGGCGACAGCGGCCCGTTGGTGATGAGCTTTGCCGCGCTGGAAGATTACTATCAAGAGCAAGGGCGTGATTGGGAACGCTACGCGATGGTGAAAGCCCGCCTGATGGGGGGAGCTGAAGATCCCTACAGCCAGGAACTGCGTAACACTCTGCGGCCATTTGTTTTCCGCCGTTATATTGACTTCAGCGTTATCCAATCACTGCGCAATATGAAAAGCATGATTGCCCGTGAAGTCCGGCGGCGTGGGTTGAAAGACAATATCAAACTGGGGGCCGGTGGTATCCGGGAAATTGAATTTATTACCCAGGTATTCCAACTGATCCGGGGCGGGCGTGAACCCAGCCTGCAAGGGCGCTCATTGCTGCCTACGTTGCAGGCCGTGGGCGAACTGGGGCTGCTGGCACCACAACAGGCGGCTTCTCTGAGCACCAGCTATCTGTTCCTGCGGCGGCTGGAAAACCTGTTGCAGGCAATAGCCGATCAACAGACACAAACCTTGCCGCAGGATGCATTGGATCAGGCTCGTCTGGCTTGGGCAATGGCTCAGCCTGATTGGCCATACCTGCTGGCTGCGCTGGAAGATCATATGCAACAGGTGCGTGCGGTATTTGATGACTTGATCGGCGACGATAGCCCAGACGTTGGCGAAGATCCCCACTATCAGCACTATTGCAGCCTGTGGCAGGACGCCCTGGAAGAAAACGAACTGGCTCCGCTGACGCAGCATCTTGGTGAAGAGGCGCGCCGCCAAGTACTGCGCACCATCGCTGAATTCCGTCACGATGTTGACAAACGCACCATCGGCCCGCGTGGCCGCGATGTGTTGGATCACCTGATGCCGCGCCTGTTGGCAGAGGTCTGCCCGCGCAGCGACGCTCCTACCGCGCTGGCACGCCTGACACAGCTATTATTGAGTATTGTTACCCGCACTACCTACCTGGAATTGCTGGTGGAATACCATGCAGCCCTCAGCCATTTAATTCGCCTGTGCGCCGCCTCCCCGATGATCACCAGCCAGTTGGCACGTTACCCGCTGTTGCTGGACGAACTGTTAGACCCCGCCACGCTGTACCAGCCGGTGGCGCTGGAAGCTTATCGCAGTGAACTGCGTCAGTATCGCCTGCGGGTGCCAGAAGATGACGAAGAGCAGCAGTTGGAAGCGCTGCGGCAGTTCAAGCAGGCGCAGCAGTTGCGCATTGCCGCTGGAGATATTGCCGAAGCGTTGCCGGTGATGAAAGTGAGCGATCACTTAACTTATCTGGCAGAAGCCATCATTGATGCGGTGGTGCAGCAGGCGTGGAATGATATGGTCGCACGCTACGGCCAACCGACGCATCTGCATGAACGGGAAGGGCGTGGTTTTGCGGTGATTGGCTATGGCAAGCTGGGGGGATGGGAACTGGGCTACAGTTCCGATCTCGATCTGGTATTCCTGCTTGATTGCCCGCCGGAAGCGATGACCGATGGCGCTCGCTGTATTGATGGCCGTCAATTCTATCTGCGTTTGGCGCAACGCGTAATGCACCTGTTCAGCACACGTACCTCTTCCGGCATTCTCTACGAAGTGGATGCGCGGCTGCGCCCTTCTGGTGCGGCCGGGATGCTGGTCAGCACCGTTGAGGCTTTCGCTGATTACCAACACCACGAGGCTTGGACCTGGGAGCACCAGGCGCTGGTGCGGGCGCGCATTGTGTATGGCGATCCCGCGTTGCATCAGCAGTTTGAGGCGATCCGCCGCGAGATCTTGTGCAAAGCGCGTGAGGGGGAAAAACTACAGCAGGAAGTACGCGAAATGCGTGAGAAAATGCGCAACCATTTGGGTAATAAACAGCGCGAACTGTTTGATATCAAAGCGGATGAAGGGGGGATCACCGATATTGAGTTTATCGCTCAATATCTGGTGTTACGCTATGCGGCTCTTGAACCGCGCCTGACGCGCTGGTCGGATAACGTGCGCATTTTTGAACTGATGGCTAATTACGACATCATGCCAGAAGAGGAAGCGCGTGCATTGACACAGGCTTACGTCACCATGCGCGATGAAATCCACCATCTGGCCCTACAGGAACATTCCAGTAAGGTCAGCAGCGAGCAGTTTACTGCTGAACGCCATCAGGTGCGCGTCAGTTGGGAAAAATGGCTAGGTTAACCAGTAATATATGCAGTTTTTCCGGTTATTATCGGCCGCTATGATAATATCTGCCCAATCTATTTTATGACTTGTTTGGAGCCCTTGGATGAAAGTGACACTGCCTGATTTTCGCCGTGCCGGTGTGCTGGTGGTTGGTGACGTCATGTTGGATCGCTATTGGTATGGGCCGACCAGCCGTATTTCACCGGAAGCACCGGTGCCGGTGGTGAAGGTTGATACCATCGAAGAACGTCCTGGCGGTGCGGCTAACGTCGCGATGAACATCGCATCACTCGGAGCCAATTCGCGTCTGGTGGGGCTGACCGGTATCGACGACGCTGCGCATGCGCTGAACGCCAAGCTGAATGAAGTCAATGTCCGCTGCGATTTTGTCTCGGTGCCAACGCATCCGACGATCACCAAACTGCGCGTGCTTTCCCGTAACCAGCAGTTGATCCGTCTCGACTTTGAAGAAGGGTTTTCTGATGTTGACCCTCAACCTATGCTGGAGCGCATTCAGCAGGCGCTGCCGCAGATTGGCGCGCTGGTGCTGTCGGACTACGGTAAAGGGGCGCTGAGTCACGTGCAGGGGATGATCGCGTTGGCGCGTGCGGCGAAGGTTCCGGTGCTGATCGATCCAAAAGGAACCGATTTTGAACGTTATCGCGGCGCAACGTTGTTGACCCCCAATTTGCCGGAGTTCGAAGCGGTTGTGGGGCACTGCAAGGATGAAGAGGAATTGGTCAAACGCGGCATGAAGCTGGTGGCCGATTATGAACTTTCCGCTTTGTTGATCACGCGCTCTGAACACGGCATGACCCTGTTGCAACTGGGCCAGGCACCGCTGCATTTGCCGACCCAGGCACAAGAAGTGTTTGATGTCACCGGTGCCGGTGACACCGTGATTGGCGTGTTGGCTACCTCTCTGGCTGCGGGCA
Proteins encoded in this region:
- the hldE gene encoding bifunctional D-glycero-beta-D-manno-heptose-7-phosphate kinase/D-glycero-beta-D-manno-heptose 1-phosphate adenylyltransferase HldE; the encoded protein is MKVTLPDFRRAGVLVVGDVMLDRYWYGPTSRISPEAPVPVVKVDTIEERPGGAANVAMNIASLGANSRLVGLTGIDDAAHALNAKLNEVNVRCDFVSVPTHPTITKLRVLSRNQQLIRLDFEEGFSDVDPQPMLERIQQALPQIGALVLSDYGKGALSHVQGMIALARAAKVPVLIDPKGTDFERYRGATLLTPNLPEFEAVVGHCKDEEELVKRGMKLVADYELSALLITRSEHGMTLLQLGQAPLHLPTQAQEVFDVTGAGDTVIGVLATSLAAGNALEESCFLANAAAGVVVGKLGTSTVSPIELENAIRGRAKTGFGVMSEAELKKAVAQARQRGEKVVMTNGIFDILHAGHVSYLANARKLGDRLIVAVNSDASTKRLKGETRPINALENRMIVLGALEAVDWVVPFEEDTPQRLIADILPDLLVKGGDYKPQEIAGSAEVWANGGEVKVLNFEDGLSTTNIIKAIKDGRS